The Bacteroidota bacterium genome has a window encoding:
- a CDS encoding DUF4159 domain-containing protein, producing MVRIVSLLVLLICLTSARPVERSFRLGLLKYNGGGDWYANLESSLRNLAVFANEQLGTNIDPEQGIVEVGSSDLINYPFVHMTGHGNWVLSPAEAANLRKYLIGGGFLHIDDNYGLDPYVRPQLKKVFPELDFVELPFTHPIYHQRFDFPNGLPKIHEHDGKAPQGFGLIYEGRLVCFYTFECDLGDGWEDHDVHKDSPETHLQALRMGANLLEYAFDRE from the coding sequence ATGGTGCGCATCGTATCGCTGTTGGTTCTGCTAATCTGCCTGACTTCGGCACGGCCGGTGGAACGCTCTTTTCGACTGGGCTTGTTGAAGTACAACGGTGGCGGTGACTGGTACGCCAATCTGGAATCTTCCCTGCGCAACCTTGCGGTCTTTGCCAATGAGCAGCTTGGAACAAACATCGATCCGGAGCAGGGCATCGTAGAGGTTGGGAGTTCCGACCTGATCAATTATCCCTTTGTCCATATGACGGGTCACGGAAATTGGGTGTTAAGTCCTGCCGAAGCCGCCAACCTGCGGAAGTACCTCATCGGAGGTGGGTTCCTGCATATCGACGACAATTACGGGCTGGACCCCTACGTACGTCCGCAACTAAAGAAGGTGTTTCCGGAACTGGACTTTGTTGAACTGCCCTTTACTCATCCGATCTATCATCAACGATTCGATTTCCCGAACGGCCTTCCGAAGATCCACGAGCATGACGGTAAGGCGCCGCAAGGATTCGGCCTCATTTACGAAGGACGGCTGGTTTGCTTTTACACCTTTGAATGTGACTTAGGTGACGGCTGGGAGGACCATGATGTACACAAAGACTCTCCGGAAACTCACCTTCAGGCATTGCGTATGGGAGCCAATCTGCTGGAATATGCCTTTGACCGGGAGTAA
- a CDS encoding PKD domain-containing protein has product MRYLLLFTITWLSLQHPASAQTFNGSGGPIHDLNGTPQAQYFPCVVSGLPNSIDSTTFGLERICLDITHTYTNDLRLQLMSPDSLLLDLCNRHGGGGDNFTGTCFRGMSVNGMISATGNIPPYTGEYDPDQDMALFNNGQDPNGTWFLVVTDMAGADSGTVDTWSLTFGSDPTPHGLEPCNMLRPALCICPDGTQDCDLLPDMTASEQAILDGSYERNDTLFVNNATPNIGWGPLEIHGTGDCYCDTVPVNCSTTCPDGSSPKEIVQQTVYHKSFNTMTSYVRQAGTMAYHPQHGHIHLDGWAEYTLRKAWHGKTPPDWPVIGTGNKQSYCLVNLGQCTAGNGYCVDTTGQIRYNANIANYGLGSVTGCSRDQGIFVGSLDIYSASLYGQWIILDSVCNGDYYIVSITDPNNWILETDDSNNWAAAPFSLTGQLNAPFPTVNFTYSATGSSVQFTSTCADFDSLSWDFGDGDTSTALNPLHTYASTGTYEVVLTAFNHCGWEQQVQSFTITVSGLEAIGHEDLFGLRVFPNPSSTAFNIDFSTASRTDVRLELLDIMGRPVSVLSDQSMAAGSHRYRLDVESGNLQAGVYFLRVQSDGVARLVRLVVAR; this is encoded by the coding sequence ATGCGCTATCTGCTACTCTTCACCATCACCTGGTTGTCGCTGCAGCACCCTGCATCAGCACAAACTTTCAACGGAAGTGGTGGCCCGATCCACGATCTGAATGGAACACCACAGGCCCAGTATTTTCCGTGTGTCGTGAGTGGCCTACCGAACAGTATCGACAGTACAACCTTCGGACTCGAACGCATTTGCCTCGACATTACCCATACGTATACCAATGACTTGCGACTGCAGTTGATGAGTCCCGATAGTTTGCTGTTGGATCTTTGCAACCGGCACGGCGGTGGCGGTGACAATTTCACCGGGACTTGTTTTCGCGGGATGAGTGTGAACGGTATGATCTCCGCCACCGGCAATATTCCGCCTTACACCGGAGAATATGATCCGGACCAGGATATGGCCTTGTTCAACAACGGGCAGGATCCAAACGGCACCTGGTTCCTGGTCGTAACGGATATGGCCGGAGCCGATTCGGGTACGGTGGATACCTGGTCGCTGACCTTTGGCAGCGACCCTACTCCACACGGTCTGGAACCTTGTAACATGCTGCGACCAGCACTCTGCATTTGCCCGGATGGCACGCAGGATTGCGATTTACTGCCGGACATGACCGCATCCGAACAAGCCATTTTGGATGGATCCTATGAACGCAACGACACCCTGTTCGTCAACAATGCCACGCCCAACATCGGCTGGGGTCCACTCGAGATCCACGGCACCGGTGATTGTTATTGCGATACCGTTCCCGTGAATTGCAGCACTACTTGCCCCGACGGAAGTTCGCCAAAGGAAATCGTACAGCAGACCGTTTATCACAAATCGTTCAATACGATGACCTCCTATGTTCGCCAAGCAGGTACGATGGCCTATCATCCTCAACACGGTCACATTCACCTCGACGGCTGGGCGGAATACACCCTTCGGAAAGCCTGGCACGGCAAGACTCCGCCGGATTGGCCCGTCATCGGCACCGGTAACAAGCAAAGTTATTGCCTGGTAAACCTCGGACAGTGTACAGCCGGAAATGGTTATTGCGTTGATACCACCGGTCAAATCCGCTACAATGCCAACATCGCGAATTACGGTCTTGGATCAGTGACGGGATGCAGCCGCGATCAGGGCATCTTTGTCGGCTCATTGGATATTTACTCGGCCTCACTCTATGGTCAATGGATCATTTTGGACAGCGTCTGCAACGGCGATTATTATATCGTTTCGATCACCGACCCCAACAACTGGATCCTCGAGACCGACGACAGTAACAATTGGGCCGCAGCGCCATTTTCGCTCACCGGCCAGCTCAACGCTCCATTCCCGACCGTCAATTTCACGTACAGTGCTACGGGTTCATCGGTACAGTTCACATCCACCTGTGCCGATTTCGATTCACTCTCCTGGGATTTCGGCGATGGCGATACCAGCACCGCGCTGAACCCCTTGCACACCTATGCATCCACCGGCACCTACGAGGTGGTATTGACCGCCTTCAATCACTGTGGGTGGGAACAGCAGGTGCAATCGTTCACGATCACTGTTTCTGGCCTGGAGGCAATCGGTCATGAAGATCTGTTCGGTCTTCGTGTATTTCCGAATCCTTCGTCCACAGCATTCAATATCGATTTCAGCACGGCAAGCCGCACCGATGTTCGCCTGGAGTTACTCGACATCATGGGACGACCTGTGAGCGTATTGAGTGACCAATCCATGGCCGCCGGCAGTCACCGGTATCGGCTGGATGTTGAATCCGGCAACCTGCAAGCGGGTGTATATTTCCTGCGGGTTCAATCAGACGGTGTAGCACGGTTGGTGCGGCTGGTTGTCGCCCGTTAA
- a CDS encoding dihydrofolate reductase, giving the protein MILSIIVAASENGVIGTGNKLPWRLSGDLQRVKAITMGHHLIMGRKTYESIGRPLPGRTTVIISRSRDLQVPGCIVVGSLDKAIEVSQTDSESFIFGGGEIFRAALPVTDRIYYTRVHCQVTGDTHFPDLDPDQWQVIREERFPADEKNEYPCTFTLFERKK; this is encoded by the coding sequence ATGATCTTATCCATCATAGTTGCAGCCTCGGAGAATGGCGTGATCGGTACCGGGAACAAGTTGCCCTGGCGGTTATCGGGTGACCTCCAGCGCGTGAAAGCCATCACCATGGGACACCACCTCATCATGGGCAGAAAAACCTATGAGTCCATTGGTCGGCCTTTACCGGGCCGTACCACGGTGATTATCAGTCGTAGCAGGGATTTACAGGTTCCGGGTTGTATCGTGGTGGGTTCACTGGACAAGGCGATCGAGGTGAGTCAGACAGATTCGGAGTCGTTCATTTTTGGCGGAGGCGAGATATTCCGGGCCGCTTTGCCTGTCACGGATCGGATCTACTATACACGCGTTCATTGTCAGGTTACCGGCGATACCCATTTTCCCGATCTGGATCCCGACCAGTGGCAGGTCATCAGGGAAGAGCGTTTTCCTGCGGATGAAAAGAACGAGTACCCCTGTACCTTTACGCTCTTCGAACGAAAGAAGTGA
- the pckA gene encoding phosphoenolpyruvate carboxykinase (ATP), with protein MNEFGLKAKDATIADLGLRNVADAYWNLTPAELVEETIIRGEGMLTDTGALAVDTGKFTGRSPKDKFVVCDAKTENSVWWGDINIKFDPDKFDRLYEKVAGYLQGKTIYVRDAYACADPKHRLNIRVVTESPWQNLFAYNLFLRPTKEEILQTVKPEWTIVAAPGFEADPKLDGTRQSNFAIVNFSKKIILIGGTGYTGEIKKGIFSVLNYILPHEKNVLSMHCSANIGKNGDTAIFFGLSGTGKTTLSADPNRGLIGDDEHGWGDTSVFNFEGGCYAKCVNLSKEKEPQIFNAIRFGALVENIEFYEGTTTVDYDNISKTENTRAAYPIHHIDNAVEPSVAGTPKNIFFLTCDAFGVLPPISKLDAGQAMYHFISGYTAKVAGTEVGITEPTTTFSACFGKAFLPLHPTRYAELLGEKLKKNKVNVWLVNTGWSGGSYGVGSRIKLSFTRALITAALNGELDKVEYDTMPVFGLSMPKTCPGVPTEILNPRNTWNDKNEFDAKANTLAASFVKNFAQYAEYANAEILAAAPKLAVNA; from the coding sequence ATGAACGAATTCGGATTGAAAGCCAAGGATGCCACGATTGCTGATCTTGGCCTTCGTAACGTTGCTGACGCCTATTGGAACCTGACTCCGGCCGAACTGGTCGAAGAAACGATCATCCGAGGTGAAGGCATGCTGACCGACACCGGTGCGCTTGCAGTCGATACCGGCAAATTCACTGGCCGTTCCCCCAAAGACAAATTTGTGGTCTGTGACGCCAAGACGGAAAACTCCGTATGGTGGGGCGACATCAACATCAAATTCGACCCTGATAAATTCGATCGTCTTTACGAGAAAGTTGCAGGATACCTTCAGGGTAAAACCATTTATGTACGCGACGCTTATGCCTGTGCTGATCCGAAGCACCGCCTGAACATCCGGGTCGTGACCGAATCACCCTGGCAAAACCTGTTTGCGTATAACTTGTTCCTCCGTCCGACGAAAGAGGAGATCCTACAAACGGTAAAACCGGAGTGGACCATCGTCGCGGCTCCCGGCTTCGAAGCGGACCCAAAACTGGACGGAACGCGTCAAAGCAATTTCGCCATCGTCAACTTCAGCAAGAAGATCATCCTGATCGGGGGCACCGGGTACACAGGCGAGATCAAGAAGGGTATCTTCTCGGTACTCAACTACATCCTTCCGCACGAGAAGAATGTGCTCTCCATGCACTGTTCTGCCAACATCGGGAAGAACGGCGACACCGCGATCTTCTTCGGTCTCTCCGGCACCGGCAAGACTACCTTGTCCGCTGATCCGAACCGCGGCCTCATCGGCGACGACGAACACGGCTGGGGCGACACTTCCGTCTTCAACTTCGAAGGCGGTTGCTATGCCAAGTGCGTCAACCTCTCGAAGGAGAAAGAACCCCAGATCTTCAACGCGATCCGTTTCGGCGCGCTCGTGGAGAACATCGAGTTCTATGAAGGGACAACGACGGTTGATTACGACAACATCAGCAAGACGGAGAACACCCGGGCCGCCTATCCGATCCATCATATCGACAACGCGGTCGAGCCTTCTGTAGCCGGCACTCCGAAGAACATCTTCTTCCTGACGTGCGACGCTTTCGGCGTCCTTCCTCCGATCTCGAAGTTGGATGCCGGTCAGGCGATGTATCACTTCATTTCCGGATATACCGCCAAGGTTGCCGGTACGGAAGTGGGCATCACCGAGCCGACCACCACCTTCTCCGCCTGCTTTGGCAAAGCCTTCCTGCCGCTTCACCCGACCCGCTACGCGGAGCTGTTGGGCGAAAAATTGAAGAAGAACAAAGTAAACGTCTGGTTGGTCAACACCGGCTGGTCGGGCGGATCGTATGGCGTGGGATCCCGCATTAAACTGTCGTTCACCCGTGCCTTGATCACTGCTGCCCTGAACGGAGAACTCGATAAAGTCGAGTACGATACCATGCCGGTTTTCGGACTTTCCATGCCGAAAACGTGTCCTGGCGTACCGACGGAGATCCTGAATCCACGGAATACCTGGAACGATAAGAACGAGTTTGATGCGAAGGCAAATACGCTTGCCGCCTCGTTTGTCAAGAACTTCGCACAATATGCTGAGTACGCGAATGCAGAGATTCTGGCAGCAGCACCGAAACTCGCTGTCAACGCCTGA
- a CDS encoding thymidylate synthase, producing MKQYHELLSYIMEHGADKQDRTGTGTRSVFGYQMRFNLQEGFPLVTTKKLHTRSIFHELLWFLKGETNIRYLRENGVTIWDEWADANGDLGPVYGSQWRNWKATDGRVIDQISQVIDQIRKNPDSRRLIVSAWNVGEIDKMKLPPCHLLFQFYVANGRLSCQLYQRSADSFLGVPFNIASYAALVHMVAQVCDLQVGDFVHTLGDAHIYTNHFEQVRLQLSREPRPLPTLRLNPEVKDIFAFRFEDLVIENYDPHPHIKAAVAV from the coding sequence ATGAAACAGTATCACGAGCTACTCAGCTACATCATGGAACATGGTGCCGATAAACAGGACCGTACCGGTACAGGTACACGTTCCGTTTTCGGATACCAGATGCGGTTCAACCTGCAGGAAGGATTTCCCCTGGTAACGACCAAGAAGCTCCACACCCGGTCCATTTTTCATGAACTCTTGTGGTTTCTCAAGGGAGAGACCAACATCCGGTATCTGCGGGAGAACGGGGTGACGATCTGGGACGAATGGGCGGATGCCAACGGCGACCTGGGTCCTGTCTACGGTTCTCAGTGGCGGAACTGGAAGGCGACGGATGGTCGTGTCATTGATCAGATCAGCCAGGTGATCGATCAGATCCGCAAGAATCCGGACTCACGCCGACTCATCGTCAGCGCCTGGAACGTCGGGGAGATCGATAAAATGAAATTACCCCCCTGCCACCTGCTGTTTCAGTTTTACGTCGCCAACGGTCGCTTGTCCTGTCAGCTTTATCAACGTAGTGCGGATTCCTTCCTGGGTGTTCCGTTCAACATCGCTTCCTATGCCGCCCTGGTTCATATGGTCGCGCAGGTTTGCGATCTGCAGGTAGGTGATTTTGTCCATACACTGGGTGACGCCCATATCTATACGAATCACTTTGAACAAGTCCGGCTCCAACTCAGCCGTGAGCCGCGTCCCTTACCGACGCTCCGGCTCAACCCCGAGGTGAAAGATATCTTCGCGTTCCGTTTTGAAGACCTGGTGATCGAAAACTACGATCCTCATCCTCACATCAAAGCGGCGGTAGCCGTTTGA
- a CDS encoding 16S rRNA (uracil(1498)-N(3))-methyltransferase: MELFFCNAIDDNPVMLGPDESWHLSKVLRLRVGDAVAVTDGHGGFGTGEIMDINPKAALIRLKEVRKAYNQRPYSLHIAIAPTKNIDRLEWFLEKATEIGIAAISPIRCQRSERKDVRIDRLEKVVMAAVKQSLQAYLPQIHPMESLSKFLESNPAGQRFACITHQTPEDGLQFLARPGGRVVIVIGPEGDFTEDEINLLVQHGYRGCSLGPNRLRTETAGLAACHTIALINQVRTNA, from the coding sequence ATGGAACTTTTCTTCTGCAACGCGATCGACGACAATCCGGTTATGCTGGGTCCGGACGAATCCTGGCACCTTTCCAAGGTGTTGCGGTTGCGTGTTGGAGATGCGGTAGCCGTAACCGACGGGCACGGAGGATTCGGGACCGGGGAAATAATGGATATCAATCCCAAGGCAGCGCTGATTCGTTTGAAAGAAGTCAGAAAGGCCTACAACCAACGCCCCTACTCCCTGCACATCGCGATCGCCCCCACAAAAAACATCGACCGGTTGGAGTGGTTTCTGGAAAAAGCGACCGAGATCGGCATAGCTGCCATCAGTCCGATCCGTTGCCAGCGCTCCGAGCGTAAGGATGTCCGCATCGATCGGCTGGAAAAAGTCGTAATGGCTGCAGTGAAGCAATCGCTGCAAGCCTATTTGCCGCAGATACATCCGATGGAAAGTCTTTCAAAATTCCTGGAATCCAACCCTGCGGGTCAACGATTCGCCTGCATTACACATCAGACGCCTGAAGACGGCCTTCAGTTCCTTGCCCGGCCGGGTGGTCGTGTGGTTATCGTGATCGGACCGGAAGGCGATTTTACGGAAGATGAAATCAACCTATTGGTGCAACACGGATACCGAGGATGCTCACTGGGACCCAACCGGCTCCGTACGGAAACGGCCGGTTTAGCCGCCTGCCATACTATCGCGTTGATCAACCAGGTTCGAACGAACGCCTGA
- the typA gene encoding translational GTPase TypA: MQIRNVAIIAHVDHGKTTLVDKMLHQAKLFRDNQETGELILDNNDLERERGITIVAKNVSIRYKDVKINIIDTPGHADFGGEVERVLTMADGVLLLVDAFEGPMPQTRFVTQKALAAGLKPIVVINKVDKENCRPDEVHEQVFDLFFNLNATEEQLDFPTLYGSSKQGWMSTDWQQPTSDITPLLDAIIEHIPAPVIPEGTPQMLISSLDYSSYVGRIAIGRVFRGQLRENMPISLVKRDGAITKARIKELHSFEGLGRSKNESVSAGDICALVGLESFDIGDTVADFENPEPLPPIAVDEPTMSMLFTINNSPFFGKDGKFVTSRHLRDRLFKETEKNLALRVDETSSPDAYNVYGRGILHLSILIETMRREGYELQVGQPQVIIKEVDGERMEPMEALTVNVPEQFSGAVIDLVTQRKGELQIMEPKGDVLHLEFSIPARGIIGLRNSLLTATQGEAIIAHRFKAYEAWKGEIPGRINGVIISMDKGKATAYSIEKLQDRGRFFIDPTEDVYMGQIIGEATRPGDLVVNVTRAKQLTNFRAAGSDDNVRITPKIDFSLEEAMEYIEKDEYLEITPKAIRMRKILLDENDRKRAAKN; the protein is encoded by the coding sequence ATGCAAATCCGCAACGTTGCCATTATCGCCCACGTCGACCACGGAAAGACTACCCTGGTGGATAAAATGCTACATCAGGCCAAACTCTTCCGCGACAACCAGGAAACCGGCGAATTGATTCTGGATAATAATGACCTGGAACGGGAGCGAGGGATTACCATCGTGGCAAAAAATGTGTCGATTCGATATAAGGATGTGAAAATCAATATTATCGACACACCTGGTCACGCCGATTTCGGCGGTGAGGTGGAGCGGGTGCTGACCATGGCGGACGGGGTGTTGTTGTTGGTGGATGCCTTCGAAGGTCCAATGCCTCAGACCCGCTTTGTTACGCAAAAAGCGTTGGCTGCGGGTTTGAAACCGATCGTCGTGATCAATAAAGTTGACAAGGAGAATTGCCGCCCGGACGAGGTGCACGAACAGGTCTTTGATTTGTTCTTTAACCTGAATGCCACCGAGGAGCAGCTGGACTTCCCAACCCTCTATGGTTCTTCGAAGCAGGGATGGATGAGCACCGACTGGCAGCAACCCACCAGCGACATCACGCCTTTGCTCGATGCTATCATTGAACATATTCCGGCACCGGTGATTCCGGAGGGAACACCGCAAATGCTCATTTCTTCACTCGATTACTCGAGCTATGTGGGCCGCATCGCCATCGGTCGCGTATTCCGCGGACAACTGCGCGAGAATATGCCGATCTCCCTGGTCAAACGCGATGGCGCTATTACCAAAGCCAGGATCAAGGAACTCCATTCTTTTGAAGGGTTGGGTCGTAGCAAGAACGAGTCGGTTAGCGCCGGCGATATCTGCGCGTTGGTTGGTTTGGAGAGCTTCGACATCGGTGACACCGTTGCCGACTTTGAAAATCCCGAACCGCTTCCGCCGATCGCGGTTGACGAACCGACGATGAGCATGCTCTTTACGATCAACAATTCGCCTTTCTTCGGAAAGGATGGCAAGTTCGTGACCTCACGTCACCTCCGCGATCGTTTATTCAAGGAGACGGAGAAGAACCTGGCGCTCCGCGTTGATGAAACCTCTTCGCCGGATGCATACAATGTATATGGCCGTGGTATCCTTCACCTGTCCATCCTCATCGAAACGATGCGCAGAGAGGGATATGAATTGCAGGTAGGACAACCGCAGGTGATCATCAAGGAAGTGGATGGCGAACGGATGGAACCGATGGAAGCGCTGACGGTGAATGTGCCCGAACAATTTTCAGGAGCCGTCATCGACCTCGTCACGCAACGCAAGGGTGAACTGCAGATCATGGAACCGAAGGGCGACGTTCTTCATTTAGAGTTCAGTATTCCCGCTCGTGGAATTATCGGTCTGCGAAACTCTCTTTTAACGGCAACCCAGGGTGAAGCGATCATCGCGCATCGCTTTAAGGCATACGAAGCCTGGAAAGGGGAGATCCCGGGTCGTATTAATGGAGTGATCATCTCCATGGATAAGGGTAAAGCCACCGCTTATTCCATCGAAAAGCTTCAGGATCGGGGTCGTTTCTTCATAGATCCTACAGAAGATGTCTACATGGGTCAAATAATCGGCGAAGCAACGCGTCCGGGTGACCTGGTAGTGAACGTTACACGCGCAAAACAGCTGACGAATTTCAGGGCGGCCGGTAGTGATGATAACGTGCGCATTACTCCTAAAATCGATTTCTCGCTCGAAGAAGCGATGGAATACATCGAGAAGGACGAATACCTCGAAATAACACCAAAGGCGATTCGCATGCGTAAAATCCTGCTCGATGAGAATGATCGTAAACGTGCTGCAAAAAATTAA
- a CDS encoding T9SS type A sorting domain-containing protein, producing MKNYLRIGSLLTLLLLQLTVSAQQRVRCFTEEHKTYLRTKQPKLDEQLRQARAKAEQWAAAHPDWRNESGGLMTIPVVVHVVYNTTGQNISDAQVESQIDVLNEDFARLNADTANTPAPFASIAGPTPIRFCLAQRTPDDQPSTGIERRQTGTSSFFDDDAIKAFSSGGLDAWDPTRFFNIWVGPLGGGLLGYAEFPSGTISNTYGVVIAYDAFGRIGTAASPFDLGRTASHEIGHCFGLYHIWGDDGNSCSGSDGISDTPNQGGATFGCRTFPATDACTSTGNGVMFMNYMDYSDDNCLNIFTEEQATVMVGTINSFYSSLLSSDGCTPVNIAALDAGINAITSPTGAFCDTTIAPVVTLRNYGANVLTSVNFNYSIDGGTVNTYAWTGNLASLTSVAVNLPAISVTGGPHTFTCYTSDPNSGTDANAANDSESSNFNVNTLGASLPVVEGFEGTFPPVNFTIENPDAATTWERSTAASHSGSAVSFLDNYNYNAVGQRDDLVLPAFDLTSISDPELSFWLAYAHYDGSLGVLTDSLEISISTDCGSTWTTLFHDGGASLNTTAGGASVTNEFVPTAGEWERFAIDLSAYSSVTSAILRFTNINGYGNQIYLDDINIDIATGLFSFGNKSKLLVYPNPAHHAFTVQTPRHLSGNGELVIRDLSGRELRRENVELQGQLLQIDASNWNSGAYPVELTTAAGQFRVVVLIH from the coding sequence ATGAAAAACTACCTGCGCATCGGATCACTCCTGACCCTGCTGCTTCTGCAGCTAACCGTTTCCGCCCAGCAACGCGTCCGTTGCTTTACGGAAGAACACAAAACTTACCTCCGGACGAAACAACCCAAGTTGGACGAGCAACTGCGACAAGCCCGAGCCAAAGCGGAACAATGGGCCGCGGCGCATCCTGATTGGCGAAACGAATCCGGCGGCCTGATGACCATCCCGGTTGTCGTGCACGTGGTGTATAATACCACCGGACAGAACATCAGTGATGCGCAGGTGGAATCCCAGATCGATGTGCTCAACGAAGATTTCGCGCGCCTGAATGCCGATACTGCCAACACACCTGCACCCTTCGCTTCCATTGCCGGGCCTACGCCGATCCGCTTCTGCCTCGCGCAGCGTACGCCGGACGACCAGCCCTCTACCGGCATTGAGCGCCGGCAGACCGGTACGAGTTCGTTCTTCGACGACGATGCCATCAAGGCATTCAGTTCCGGCGGACTCGATGCATGGGATCCGACCCGTTTCTTCAACATCTGGGTTGGTCCACTGGGTGGCGGTTTGCTGGGTTATGCCGAGTTCCCCAGCGGAACCATCAGCAACACCTATGGCGTCGTGATTGCCTATGACGCTTTCGGTCGTATCGGAACCGCGGCTTCTCCTTTCGATCTTGGCCGTACCGCCAGCCACGAGATCGGTCATTGCTTTGGTCTCTACCATATCTGGGGGGATGATGGCAACTCGTGTAGCGGCAGTGACGGCATCAGCGATACCCCCAACCAGGGCGGCGCAACCTTCGGTTGCAGAACTTTCCCGGCTACCGACGCCTGTACTTCGACCGGCAACGGCGTGATGTTCATGAACTATATGGATTACAGCGACGACAACTGCCTGAACATCTTTACCGAGGAGCAAGCCACCGTGATGGTCGGGACGATCAACAGCTTCTATTCTTCCCTGCTTTCTTCTGATGGTTGTACGCCCGTCAATATCGCGGCGCTCGACGCGGGGATCAACGCCATCACCTCCCCGACAGGCGCTTTCTGCGACACCACCATCGCACCGGTCGTGACGCTGCGTAATTACGGCGCCAACGTGTTGACCAGCGTCAACTTCAACTATTCCATCGACGGCGGAACGGTCAATACGTATGCCTGGACGGGCAACCTGGCCAGTCTGACCTCCGTGGCTGTCAACCTGCCGGCAATCAGCGTAACCGGCGGACCTCACACTTTCACCTGTTATACCAGTGATCCGAACAGCGGCACCGATGCCAATGCCGCCAATGATTCGGAATCATCCAATTTCAACGTGAACACACTGGGCGCTTCGCTGCCGGTCGTAGAAGGATTTGAAGGCACGTTCCCGCCCGTCAATTTCACGATCGAGAATCCGGATGCCGCTACTACCTGGGAACGTTCCACAGCAGCGTCCCATAGCGGCAGTGCCGTCTCTTTCCTGGATAACTACAACTACAATGCGGTCGGCCAACGCGACGATCTTGTCCTACCCGCCTTCGACCTGACAAGCATCTCCGATCCTGAACTTTCCTTCTGGCTTGCCTATGCACACTACGACGGATCGCTTGGCGTCCTGACCGATTCACTGGAGATCTCGATCTCTACTGATTGCGGCAGCACCTGGACCACGCTTTTCCATGACGGAGGCGCATCGCTTAACACAACGGCGGGCGGCGCGTCGGTCACCAACGAATTCGTGCCGACCGCTGGTGAATGGGAACGATTCGCCATTGACTTGAGCGCCTATTCTTCCGTAACCAGCGCGATCCTGCGATTCACCAACATCAACGGCTATGGCAACCAGATCTACCTCGACGATATCAACATCGACATTGCCACCGGACTTTTTTCCTTTGGCAACAAGAGCAAACTGCTCGTTTATCCGAACCCGGCTCACCATGCCTTTACAGTACAGACGCCGCGTCACCTCAGTGGCAATGGAGAATTGGTCATCCGCGATCTTTCCGGGCGTGAGTTGCGTCGCGAAAATGTCGAGCTTCAAGGACAATTGCTCCAGATTGATGCTTCGAACTGGAATTCGGGAGCTTATCCTGTCGAACTGACTACTGCCGCAGGTCAATTCCGCGTAGTGGTACTTATTCATTAA